The Acipenser ruthenus chromosome 15, fAciRut3.2 maternal haplotype, whole genome shotgun sequence genomic sequence CGCAGGTATCCCCCAGCTTGTAAGTTATCTTCTTGGTAACGTTCCAGCTGCCGTAGTGGTGGATGCCTGCCAGCTTCAGAAAGGCTTCCATTGTCATGTTTCTTCTTTCCTCTGCCGTCAAAGCAATCTGCAGGCACTGGGCCAAGCGCTCAATGATCTCTCTGTCTGTAGTGAGCTCGCAGTAACTGAGGTCTGTGTCCAGACCAGGAGCAGAAGAAGTCACTGAACCGCTGGTCAGGTGATCAGAAGAATAAACTTTTTGCTGTCCCTCTCGGATTTTCGACGAGATGTCTCCTTTAATCTCCTGGTCGGCCTTTCCGCCTGCCCCGTTGGTTTTTAGATTGCCGGCACTTTCTGGTGGGCTTGCTTGAGATTCCCGCTGTGCTTGTCCGTAGGCTTGGTTGAAGTGTGCCTTCTGGCCCAGGATCAGGTGCCAGTGCCTGTTTCGTTTACTGAGCCACACCTGATTGGCCGCCAGCGTGAATGACTCATTGTCGTAGTATTGGTCTTTGATGGTGACCTCGTCCACACAGAGGGCCCCAAGCTGTCTGAGCCTTGCCTGGCTGTGCTCCCCCAGCCAATACCGCAGCTCCACATTGACTCTGAATGACGGGCTCTCTTCAGCAGCTTCCTCCTGTGGTTCCATGTTCACCCTCTGCAGCAGCATTTcctaaggaaagaaaaaaaaaagcaaaccagTAAACAAATCAGGCTCCAGC encodes the following:
- the LOC117396847 gene encoding LOW QUALITY PROTEIN: uncharacterized protein LOC117396847 (The sequence of the model RefSeq protein was modified relative to this genomic sequence to represent the inferred CDS: inserted 2 bases in 1 codon), producing the protein MLLQRVNMEPQEEAAEESPSFRVNVELRYWLGEHSQARLRQLGALCVDEVTIKDQYYDNESFTLAANQVWLSKRNRHWHLILGQKAHFNQAYGQAQRESQASPPESAGNLKTNGAGGKADQEIKGDISSKIREGQQKVYSSDHLTSGSVTSSAPGLDTDLSYCELTTDREIIERLAQCLQIALTAEERRNMTMEAFLKLAGIHHYGSWNVTKKITYKLGDTCGVVIERRVVPSQAXAAVLTMEADVLNIVSELEKMERIATELELEPASSAK